GTGAGCCATGTTCGTTTGAGCTTATTCAACACTACTTTTCAGCTatgtaacagtgtttttctctcacaacatttcagcataagcgaacaggctgaatattaTTTGGGCATCAGATCAACACTGATGTTTTTTAACATGGCTAATTGTATGTATCATGATCTAGAGCCACACCCTATTGTGTCTGCCTTCGTTAATGGTTGGCCCCTGTCTCGCAACATCTTTTTCATAGTAGTGATAGTAAATAGGAGGATCTTAACTATTCTAGTTGTAGTAAAAGGATATGAAGAAGGGAAAAATATCTCTAATGTGAGTTGCATATATACAAAGAGCATCGTCTATAAATACGTGCTAACTCCATAGACAATGTAATATCTCTCGTTTATCACATTTGTATACTATTTTAATTTATAAATGTTAATGCTATTTTTTATTTTGACATGGTTACTCTTTGCAGTCCTatctttagttgcaaatgctactAGCTAGAGTAGTGTAGTTGTAGTAGTAACTAGTTGTTTAGTTGGTCTTGTTAGTATCTCTCTAGAGCATCTTAAATAGACTCTTTATATCTTTCTTAATTTAcaggaatagagattttagtgaaaaaataccctccaacagcctcttcaaatggatatctaaatatatatatacattatttCGGATTTCTCGCTTGCCAAAGATATAAAGCGAGGATGGCTCTCTAGACTGTGCACAAGAAATAGAAAAGTTGTTGGAGattacaaagatatagaaaacgatttttactcAAATAACTCCCCAAATGACGATTTAGAGAGTAGATTTTAGAAAAGCTCCTGAACATGCTCTTAGCTTGTTTAACTAAGTAGCCTTGTGTGGTGTTATGACTTAGACTAGAAATCAGCTGCCACTAGTATTGTTTAGGGGTTTGCTTTAGGTGATCTTGAGCTAGAGCTACTAGAGGCTATTAGGATCATTTGTTATATTAACCATCTTTGCTCTAGTGTTGTGCTTTTGTAGATTAAATTTTTATAGAATATTCACTCCTCTAGCCATATAGATCCTTTCAATGTTTTAAGTTACAAACTTGGTTGCTTTGATACCTGAATTATGTGCTTATGTCGTAATTGTTCATGAAAATTGACTAAAAATTTAGTGTGCAAAAATCACACAGTAAATATTGTTTTTTGGTAATCTAGACCTAAATTAAAGAACCAAAATTCTATGTATATTATTTGGTCCACCTCCCCTTAACTACAAAGACACTGGAGAGTTTCTTCCATCTTGTCTTTTACTTCTCAAAAAAACTCCACTATGTAATTGTTCATGAAAACTGACTAAAAATTTAGTGTGCAAAAATCACACAGTAAATATTGTTTTTTGGTAATCTAGACCTAAATTAAAGAATCAAAATTCTATGTATATTATTTAGTCCACCTCCCCTTAACTACAAAGACACTGGAGAGTTTCTTCCATCTTGTCTTTTACTTCTAAAAAAACTCCACTATATTCTTCATGTCTCGTATATGATACAAACTTATGACTCATGCTCATACAAGTTAGAACAACTCGCGTTTAGCGATGATCGATATAGAGTACCATTCCAAGACAAGTGGGTCCGCTCTCAGTATCTCGTATATGTTCTGGACTCATGAACTATACTTATAACAACTCACGTGTAGTGATGGTACGAAGTCTGATTCTATATGTATTGGGTTCCGTTGCTGCGTATGAACACGTTTGCTAGTAATATAAATGAGTTCAAACTTCAATTTCTATGATTATATTTTTTGTTCACGTTGCAACCCGTGAATATAATCTTAGTTCCTATGAATCTCTATCTACACCTAAAAGATTGAAACATTATCATCTACCCAGTGATACTCGATCCTTACTCATGCGTCCGTAGTCCGATACGAATCATTTTTCCACTCAAAGCTCATATGTCGGCATCCTACCTAGTTCCTATATAAATACCATATCCACGTATTCTTGTCCGATACAAAGCCCCAACGTCCTGGACCTATATCAAGCGGCGGCGACGCCAGCGTAGATGACTATCGTGTATGGAGGGTGTGCGACGACGTCCCCACAGACAAGGCGGATATCATGGTATTATTGTTTTCAGCTTCTCCTATATTTCAGATACCTGAATTTTAAGATAATATCAAACAACACTCTTGTACAACCAACTAGTATAAGTACATTGTTACTTTTATGATTTGTATTTTGCTTTTTGTATCATAACATATCAAATCTTTGTCCTTATCGGACAATAGAAATAATTGTTAATTGTTAGTTGTCTTTGTATCAACATGGATCAGATTTTGTTGGATTTATAGTTTTATGTAACTAGTTTTTATTCTTAAAACCAAAAAATACAAATTATGCCTACATAAATTACGATGAACTAAATCTAGAATTTTAGTAAAAATATACACGGCAATCGTCATCAAAAAATTAAAATTCATGCACCTAAATTGTAGCAGGTCTCTATTTTTCCCATTGGAACGTACGTACATGATTCTCAAGAATATAATAATAAAGCCTTGTGTGCCAACTATACCAATCTTTAATTTAATATTGCCCAGTGACATGTAGGGCCACGTGAGAAACCATCTCGTTGACATCTTGGCCCCACATCGTCCGTGGCGACTACGTGAACGAACTACCGCAGCAGCGGCATCTGTTCTCTCCCATCTCTTCCGCCTCCGTCTCAATCTCGCCCGGTCACCCCATCTCCACCACCACatccgtccgccgccgccgccgccgccgccgatggccCGCCTCCTCACGCAAACCCTGACCCTAGCCCGCCCCGCTTCctccccctccaccaccgccgcatcCGCCTCCCTCCGTGGCCTCTCCACCAAGGTCGAGATCATCGAGATCGACCTCACCGAGGAAGACGCTAGCTCCTCGGCCCACGGCTCCTCCCCCTCGTCCCCGTCGGTCGAGGCGGTCGGGATCCGGCGCCTGGAGGAGGCCATCCACGGCGTCATggtgcgccgcgccgcgcccgactGGCTCCCCTTCGTGCCGGGAGGGTCCTTCTGGGTGCCCCCGCTGCGGCGCCCGCACGGGGTCGCGGAGCTCGTAGGCCGGATCGCGGCCGCCGGGGGCGCCGACGGGGTTGCCGAGCTCGTGGGTGGTATCGCGACCGCCGAGGGCACCGAGGGGGTCGCCGGGGCCGTTGGCGGTGCGGTCGAAGTCGTGGAGCTCGACGCGCCCATGACGGAGGAGCAGGCGCTTTGCTTCTCCACCACACGCGGCTGGCCCTCGGCCTCTTTCTTCGTCGAAGGTGAGTCCCGTTCGTGATCTGGGGCTTAGAATTTCACATGTTTTGGCCTGTGTTAAGCAAACAGCTGTCGATCGTTGTGTCAGAAAGGCGAACCTTTTCTCACTTTAATTATGTTATAAGCACCCTATTTTTTCAGATGTGTAGGAGGATTATTGCTGCGTGTTGGCCTTGCTCTGTATATATGGCTGTTGCTTATTAGCTGTTACTCCTAGTACCCACCAAATTAGCTTTAGGTGGCTGTTTGGATAATGCGAGAAATGTTGTGGATGAATGGGAAACAAGGGGACTCTGGGATAGGGAAATGGGTATCCTGCCGATTCAATCCCAGTGGGAGAGGTGGGTTTGATCTGGGAAATGAGAAAGGAAGTGCAGCGCTTTCAAACTGATCCCCTTTGCTGTATTCGTTGCCTGCTGGAGTGGTTCCCACATCCCAGGTAGCCATGGCGATCTCAGTGTGTGCTTCTAGGGGATGAGAATGTTTACCTGACAGTGTTTTCGATGTGTGGCCATGGTGAACGAAGCGACCATCGTCGGCCTTGTCACCTGATGGCCAGGGCGGTGGTCTTCAGTTTTGGCTCCAGCACCTGCGGCTAGCCACACCTGTGCTCAAGAAAGGCAGCACCAGCAGGACCCGACCATCAACAAAGCCTACCATCTTTTGGTTGGATGCGCCACTCGCCTTGCACAGCAGCACTGCAGAGCTGGGGGTGGGTGGGAGACACTGGGACGGAGCCACTGCTACCTGCTTAGTGCCTCTTTTTCTTGTTCTCCGTCGCTTTCTGTTTACTTCCAAAAGATATGGCCCCAATCAACTCGAAGATAATGAGTATCCAGTATGCGCCATTAAAAGGATAGTTAGATTTGTTGTCCGGAGGACAGTCTCTTGAGTGGATTAGGGAAAGCACAGATGGAATTTACATTACTATGCAATTCTCTATGTTTGTTTCTTGTGTTACACATGTAATGTTAGTTTTTGGCTCATAACCCAGTTGTTTCGAGGAAGAAGAAAGATCTTTTACTGTTCTCCTGGATGTAGATTTGTAAATTTTAGATGATAAGACAACTAATCCTTCAAAGAGGATAAAATTCAGGTCATGTCATGTGCTCATCACTAGGGTAAAAGTTGAGGTCTGATTCTTGTATATGGATGCATTGAAAATTTTTGGGGTAATATTATTTAGCTTTGGTCCATTTAAGCGATGATGCTCCCAAAGCTAGTTGTCTTGGCATTTCTGCTGGTGACTATTATTAGAGGAAGGCCAAACTGGCTTAGTATTCCTTGATCAATAGATTACAGAGGGTTTACACTTATATAGAGATTGGAGACAGCCGAAAGGGCCAGCCCAGCCTGGCAGGCGGCACAGGTAGCTAGGGGATTACACGGGTAGCTAGGAGATTATAGTAAAGGAGTAATTAATTCTAACACCCCCCCGCAGTCGGAACGTCGGTGGAGCAAACGTTCAGATTGGAGCGAAATTCCATGAACACAGAAGAAGGAAGCCCCTTGGTGAAGACATCGGCGAACTGTGAGGTGGTGGGAACGTGAAGAACACGAACAGCACCAATAGCAACACGTTCACGGACGAagcatcgtggagagatccagcagagactcgatcgagcgagccatctgcttgtacttctcggggacgcagcggaagagcttttcgacagctctctcctcaccgtaggtgtcgtcgccgaactgcaccatcttctgcaacagagtgttgagactggagagcaaagtcatcaacgtcctcacctggcttgaaggccaggttctcccactccttgcgaagtgcctgcagtgtggacttgcgggcgcgggcgcggtcgctgccgatgcgtgccgcagcgatggcgtcccaagcctccttggcagtccgcttgctggtaagcgagaactgcatctcaagcgggactgcagcgatgagagcatccagcgcctgtcgatctaggtcgtagtcgacgttgCCGTACCGGACTagcctcccacatgtgccacacctggagctttaccctcatcaccgtagcccactcgacgtagttggtcttggtgagggtaggccacccaccgtcggggccgacgtccctgacaataaCCTGgacccgtggtaaccacggtaccgatccggggagagagagccacgctgcctgtgaaggccgcgctctccatcgacccgtcggtaccgatctggggagagagagccacgctgcctgtgaaggccgcgctctccatcgacccgtccgccacctgttgccatgcgcgcctcctccaggagcaccaccgccgtgcgcgcctcctccaggagcgccgccagcgcgtccgcgcctgtctgggctgccgccgtgctcgtgggcgtgcgcggctgccccaggagcgccaccgccgtgtgcgcctcctccaggagtgccgccagcgcgtccgcacctgtctgggctaccgccacgctcgtgggcgtgcgcggctgcccattgcgccgcccgcgctcgcgctgcctccctctccagcagctcgaggtccgcgtcggcagtgtcgtcagcggaaatggagctgccgatgctgccgcgcagagcctcgacctccgctgctgccgcacgcgctgcattcgccgccgccgctgcttccgcctccgctctggctgctgccagctccgccgctgccagcctcgacacccttgccgccgctgcagcggtctctgccgccgctcgctcgcgttcctctgccgcggcaagttcggcctcctgccgacgccgcgtgctcgaggcgaccgagcgctgagactgccctgcggacgtgacgcgctaccggggggctgctgcgtggggagagggctgcttcagacgatgCTCGTCTGCGCgggggaggagtgagcaggagcggccggagctgctgctcgtagctggggctgttgtgtggctaggagaggagatgagcaggagatgagcaggctacaggataatacggctctgataccagttgttagtcattgaattctcactcttggtagtaggagaattcttactctcatcgagagagaatgacactaggagttggagcaattttcttgtctatttctcacacagactcacacaaatgccataccaacctgaggggttggggttacatacttataggctgctagccagccaagcatatgccaagatgctagtctaagatgctaatatgctgtcctagctaagatgctgtcctctagtctaagagatgctgtcctctagtctaagatgctgtccctaaaaacagaaaaacagccacaaggaccatgtgagcagcatagccccacaaagaccagccacacatgagacttatccatcagtcagtggcaagccttaccctcgcctgtgcaatgcgaggagaccgcgactcgaactcgggaccttccggtcataggcggtaagactctaccgcttgcatcaGGCCTGCCCTTCAGTGTAATTCGATATATAGGCATGCCTAAAACCAACTGAATTTTGTTGCTGCTACCTTTAGAGCTTAGTTTGGAATAGATAGTTCTTGGGACAGCACTCTTTAAAAATGTTACAATTGATGCTGTTTGCACCTCTCCATCATCCTCAAGTAAATGGAATATAAACCTGTTATGAgttaaaaaaagaacaaaaagaaaGAACTTATAAGAGGATGCATACATGTGCTGTATAAGCTAATCTATCGTAGTTGGTTTTTTGATGTCTTAGAAGTTAGAACAAACTGTTATCGTGGTTGTGTCATATGTGTTGCAGCTATCTTCTGTATGTTTCAGTTTCATCTCTCAAGGTGGATACTGATATGATGTTTTCTGTTCCATACGTTAATGCTATTAGTTATATTGATTTAGTTGTATATGTTTTCATGAATGTAATGATATATCCAGAGGATGAACAATCTTTTGTTTCCTCCTCCATGTGTGCACCTGCAAAATCCTCTGTGATGGGTAGTATGTAGTAATTTCCTTTGCTTAACTTCAACATTATAGTATATTATTTGCTTATCTGCTTTTTTTATCCTGTTCAAGGGAAATCTCCACATTCAAAGAGGAAATCGAGGAAAGGTGCAACTCAAACTGATGATGAAGAAAGCTGATTCGTTTATGCTACGTTGCAAGGGGTATGGTGATTTTTACTTTTATTAGGAACTTGATAGTAACCAACATGCTGTCTTAATGCATTAACTATCTCCACTGAAATTTCTTCATGTTTGTTTTTTGCTGCTTGCTTTAAGTAATACTTTTTTTAGTGTCGAGTTTTATAGGTGATTCTGTTATAATCTGCACCTGATTACTCCCATTTGCATTTGTTGCCTATGGTTGTGCTGCCATTTAATGCTtgtaaggaaaaataacctattTGGGGTTTCCATATATTTGCTAATGCAGTTTAGAGAAGGTGGCAATCTTAATTCAAAGTTCAAAATTGGCCAACCTTTTCGTATTCTGCTTATATCCATTCCCCATGAGATTTCCTTATTCCCTTCTGTATCATACACTTCCTCATTGAGATATTATTGGATACAGACATTGACGTGTCTGTTAATTCTGTGAATTGTCATGTCAGATATGCCAAAAAGTAATTTTCCCAAAGCACATTTCTCTTTCCATGTGCTTCTTCCTGGATTGTGCTTATTAAACAGATGTATGGTTGCTGATTAGTACAGAAGGAaattgcaataatcaaatcgGAATCATATATGGATCACAAAAAAGAAAGTTGTTATTTCATTGGCTGAAATGCTTGTCTTTGACTAATAGATTGATTCTTTTTTAAACTAATAATGATGTTTGTGCCTCTGCAAAATGCCCACCAGAACATAAATGAGCTGGAGGCCCACCAAATTTTGGTAACTGGATTTTCAGTTCTGGAATTGGCAACAATTTGTTTGTGCTTACAGATAGTGAGATTTTGTTAATGTATATTTTGTTGATAAAGGACTCCTTAATTCATGCAGTACCCCTGTCCCTCCATGTCACAGCCTTACTGATCATACCTGCAATGCACTAACTGCTGCCATGTATGGTGGTTATTGCTGCCTGCACCACAGGTTCCTGTGACATTTTTTGACCTGATACTGAAACTACTGGCCTACAGGAATAGGCCTCACATGTAGTAACATAGTTTATGTCTTGCAGGCTAAAATCCAAATAAATGAAATTTACAGGTTAGATATGGAACTGTTCCCTTTTAATGTATGATTCTGCACATCTCATCATGCAACATGGCTGGAGCAAGAATGGCTGCTCCTACATGCTTGGATATGTGGGGACAAACATCTTGTCACACTAGGAAAATCGTAACTATGCAAACAATGAGATTCTGGTGGACAAGGCCATGGATTGCAAAGGTGTAGTTATACTTGCTGGTGAGGTTGAGGTCTAGCACCAACAGAATCTTATTATTATTGATGCCTGAGATGGCGtaaccagtgcagagagctcccgctctgtgcggggtctggggaagggtgttagtggcaagccttaccctcgcctgtgcaatgcgaggagatcgcgactcgaacccgggaccttccggtcacaggcggtaagactctaccgcttgcaccaggcccgcccttctattGATGCCTGAGATGGGCTTTGTAAAAATCTTTACAGTTCTCTCACTTGATTCATATAGTCTTGAAGGCACAATTATTCCTTATAAAATGTCATGCAAATTAACTGGCCACAAGAAAAGGAAACTTTATATAGACCAGATGTTGACTGATTCTGTAGTTAGTTATTACCTATATGTAGTTGACATTTGTTATCTGCACAAGAAGAATCGTATTTGATATCATGATGCCCCTTTGGCCAGGCTCCTACAAGAAAACGCAGTGCAGAGTTTGATGACTCTGCCATGATCAATG
This DNA window, taken from Miscanthus floridulus cultivar M001 chromosome 13, ASM1932011v1, whole genome shotgun sequence, encodes the following:
- the LOC136500360 gene encoding uncharacterized protein, translated to MARLLTQTLTLARPASSPSTTAASASLRGLSTKVEIIEIDLTEEDASSSAHGSSPSSPSVEAVGIRRLEEAIHGVMVRRAAPDWLPFVPGGSFWVPPLRRPHGVAELVGRIAAAGGADGVAELVGGIATAEGTEGVAGAVGGAVEVVELDAPMTEEQALCFSTTRGWPSASFFVEGKSPHSKRKSRKGATQTDDEES